A genomic region of Serinus canaria isolate serCan28SL12 chromosome 1A, serCan2020, whole genome shotgun sequence contains the following coding sequences:
- the BPGM gene encoding bisphosphoglycerate mutase, which yields MAKYRLVLLRHGEGAWTKENRFCSWVDQKLSSDGIKEAQNCGKHLKALGFEFDLVFTSVLSRSIQTAWLILQEMGQEWVPIQSSWRLNERHYGALIGLNRAEMALNHGEEQVKIWRRSYDVTPPPISESHPYYAEIYNDRRYKCSDVSQENLPKAESLKDVLDRLLPYWNEKIVPELKSGKMILISAHGNSSRALLKHVEGISDEDIINVTLPTGVPILLELDENLHPLGPHQFLGDQEAIQAAIKKVEDQGKVKSAEKLNPSV from the exons TCCTGAGACATGGGGAAGGAGCCTGGACCAAGGAGAATCGCTTCTGCAGCTGGGTGGACCAGAAGCTGAGCAGTGATGGCATAAAGGAAGCTCAGAACTGTGGCAAACACCTCAAAGCTCTTGGCTTCGAGTTCGACCTGGTCTTCACCTCGGTGCTGAGCCGCTCCATCCAGACTGCCTGGCTGATCCTGCAGGAGATGGGCCAGGAGTGGGTCCCcatccagagctcctggaggcTGAACGAGCGTCACTATGGAGCGCTGATCGGGCTCAACAGGGCAGAGATGGCTCTGAACCACGGCGAGGAGCAAGTGAAGATCTGGAGGAGGAGCTACGATGTCACCCCGCCTCCCATCTCTGAATCTCACCCCTACTACGCAGAGATCTACAATGACCGCCGCTACAAGTGCAGTGATGTCTCTCAGGAGAACCTCCCGAAGGCTGAAAGTCTCAAAGATGTGCTTGATAGACTCCTTCCCTACTGGAATGAAAAGATAGTGCCAGAACTGAAAAGTGGCAAAATGATTCTTATTTCTGCTCATGGCAACAGCAGCAGGGCGTTGCTGAAGCACGTGGAAG GCATCTCTGATGAGGACATCATCAACGTCACCCTCCCCACTGGTGTGCCCATACTTCTTGAACTTGATGAGAATTTGCACCCTCTGGGCCCTCACCAGTTTCTGGGTGATCAAGAAGCTATCCAAGCTGCCATCAAGAAAGTGGAAGATCAAGGGAAAGTAAAATCTGCTGAGAAGTTAAATCCCAGTGTCTAA